The following are encoded together in the Glycine max cultivar Williams 82 chromosome 8, Glycine_max_v4.0, whole genome shotgun sequence genome:
- the LOC102666240 gene encoding uncharacterized protein isoform X2 gives MKGGNSYSFRGRHISLALVILVILTMLLWTWERNPIIAMTLRSAQEWYRLPSEFPVEAPIESVGTSTLEKGVEKSISPITENGTKLQLDTQGVEAVDSTPTESPETQYNQNVMPSSRSKVTPTPKKGVEKSTTPITENGTKLQFDTKDVAAVDSIPAESPETLYHQTVMSSSRSKENEVEQLIWPISFCC, from the exons ATGAAAGGGGGAAATAGTTATAGCTTTAGAGGGAGGCATATTTCCCTGGCTCTGGTTATTCTTGTTATTCTTACCATGTTACTGTGGACATGGGAGAGAAATCCAATAATTGCCATGACTTTAAGATCAGCTCAAGAATGGTATCGCTTACCTTCAG AATTTCCTGTGGAAGCCCCAATTGAATCAGTGGGAACTTCAACACTGGAAAAGGGTGTGGAAAAATCCATATCCCCCATCACTGAAAATGGAACAAAACTTCAACTTGATACTCAGGGTGTGGAAGCTGTAGATTCTACACCTACAGAATCTCCAGAAACTCAATACAATCAAAATGTCATGCCTTCTTCCAGAAGTAAAGTAACACCAACACCGAAAAAAGGTGTGGAAAAATCCACAACCCCCATCACAGAAAATGGAACAAAACTTCAATTTGATACCAAGGATGTGGCAGCTGTAGATTCTATACCTGCAGAATCTCCAGAAACTCTATACCATCAAACTGTCATGTCTTCTTCAAGAAGTAAAG AGAATGAGGTTGAACAGCTCATTTGGCCAATAAGTTTCTGCTGCTAG
- the LOC102666240 gene encoding protein trichome birefringence-like 16 isoform X1: protein MKGGNSYSFRGRHISLALVILVILTMLLWTWERNPIIAMTLRSAQEWYRLPSEFPVEAPIESVGTSTLEKGVEKSISPITENGTKLQLDTQGVEAVDSTPTESPETQYNQNVMPSSRSKVTPTPKKGVEKSTTPITENGTKLQFDTKDVAAVDSIPAESPETLYHQTVMSSSRSKVVSENEVEQLIWPISFCC, encoded by the exons ATGAAAGGGGGAAATAGTTATAGCTTTAGAGGGAGGCATATTTCCCTGGCTCTGGTTATTCTTGTTATTCTTACCATGTTACTGTGGACATGGGAGAGAAATCCAATAATTGCCATGACTTTAAGATCAGCTCAAGAATGGTATCGCTTACCTTCAG AATTTCCTGTGGAAGCCCCAATTGAATCAGTGGGAACTTCAACACTGGAAAAGGGTGTGGAAAAATCCATATCCCCCATCACTGAAAATGGAACAAAACTTCAACTTGATACTCAGGGTGTGGAAGCTGTAGATTCTACACCTACAGAATCTCCAGAAACTCAATACAATCAAAATGTCATGCCTTCTTCCAGAAGTAAAGTAACACCAACACCGAAAAAAGGTGTGGAAAAATCCACAACCCCCATCACAGAAAATGGAACAAAACTTCAATTTGATACCAAGGATGTGGCAGCTGTAGATTCTATACCTGCAGAATCTCCAGAAACTCTATACCATCAAACTGTCATGTCTTCTTCAAGAAGTAAAG TTGTTTCAGAGAATGAGGTTGAACAGCTCATTTGGCCAATAAGTTTCTGCTGCTAG
- the LOC100775179 gene encoding probable methyltransferase PMT26, whose amino-acid sequence MAQAKYTRIDNNNKRPSSYCSTVTIVVFVALCLFGIWMMTSSSVTPVQNVDVSQENNNEVKEQSEAKEQPTDPSNNNSQQFEDNRGDLSEDATKGDGSVTPATNYDVTEKQDEKSDEKSQEKPSEDTKTENQDSSVSEKRSDSDESEKRSDSDESEKKSDSDESEKKSDSDESEKKSDSDESEKKSDSDESEKKSEYNETEKNSESNDSSERENKSDSDENEKKSDDASETTDKTEEKVEQSSNQESDENSNEKKTDDNANSQGSNEVYPSVAQSELLNESTTQNGSFTTQAAESKNEKESQVSSKQSANWKLCNVTAGPDYIPCLDNLKAIKSLPSTKHYEHRERQCPKESPTCLVPLPEGYKRPIEWPKSREKIWYSNVPHTKLAEYKGHQNWVKVTGEYLTFPGGGTQFKHGALHYIDTIQQSVPDIAWGNRSRVILDVGCGVASFGGFLFERDVLTMSLAPKDEHEAQVQFALERGIPAISAVMGTKRLPYPGRVFDVVHCARCRVPWHIEGGKLLLELNRVLRPGGFFVWSATPIYQKLPEDVEIWNEMKALTKAMCWEVVSISKDKLNGVGIAVYKKPTSNECYEKRSQNQPPICPDSDDPNAAWNVPLQACMHKVPVSSTERGSQWPEKWPARLTNIPYWLTNSQVGVYGKPAPEDFTADYGHWKRIVSKSYLNGIGINWSNMRNVMDMRSVYGGFAAALKDLNIWVMNVVSVNSADTLPLIYERGLFGMYHDWCESFSTYPRSYDLLHADNLFSNIKNRCSLKAVVAEIDRILRPEGKLIVRDTVEIINEMESMVKSMQWEVRMTYSKDKVGFLCVQKSMWRPKELETLEYAIG is encoded by the exons ATGGCTCAAGCCAAATATACTAgaatagataataataataagcgaCCGTCGAGTTACTGTTCAACAGTGACTATTGTCGTGTTTGTAGCTCTTTGCTTGTTTGGGATTTGGATGATGACATCGTCATCTGTTACGCCCGTGCAAAATGTAGATGTGTCTCAAGAGAATAACAATGAGGTGAAGGAACAGAGTGAGGCGAAGGAACAGCCAACTGACCCCTCTAATAACAATTCTCAGCAGTTTGAAGATAATCGGGGTGATCTGTCTGAGGATGCAACCAAAGGGGATGGTAGTGTCACCCCTGCTACAAACTATGACGTGACAGAAAAACAGGACGAGAAATCAGACGAAAAGTCTCAAGAAAAACCTTCTGAAGatacaaaaacagaaaatcaagattcaagtgtgAGCGAGAAGAGATCCGATTCCGACGAGAGCGAGAAGAGATCTGATTCTGATGAGAGCGAGAAAAAGTCTGATTCTGATGAGAGCGAGAAAAAGTCTGATTCTGATGAGAGCGAGAAGAAGTCTGATTCTGATGAGAGCGAGAAGAAGTCTGATTCTGATGAGAGCGAGAAGAAGTCTGAATATAATGAGACTGAAAAGAATTCTGAATCAAATGACTCGAGTGAAAGGGAGAATAAATCTGATtcagatgaaaatgaaaagaagtcTGATGATGCAAGTGAAACAACAGATAAGActgaagaaaaagtggaacaaaGTAGTAACCAAGAGtctgatgaaaactccaacGAGAAGAAAACAGATGACAATGCCAACAGTCAGGGTTCAAATGAGGTTTACCCTTCCGTGGCTCAGTCAGAGCTTCTGAATGAAAGTACCACTCAAAATGGTTCTTTTACAACTCAGGCAGCAGAGTCAAAGAATGAAAAGGAGTCTCAAGTATCCTCCAAGCAATCTGCTAATTGGAAACTGTGTAATGTCACTGCTGGCCCTGATTACATCCCATGCCTCGACAACTTGAAAGCAATTAAGAGTCTTCCAAGTACCAAACACTATGAACACAGAGAAAGGCAATGTCCTAAAGAATCTCCTACCTGCCTTGTCCCTCTTCCTGAAGGATACAAACGCCCGATTGAATGGCCCAAAAGCAGAGAGAAG ATATGGTATTCTAATGTTCCACACACTAAGCTTGCTGAATATAAGGGGCACCAGAATTGGGTGAAAGTTACAGGCGAGTACCTTACCTTTCCAGGTGGTGGAACCCAATTCAAACACGGTGCACTTCATTACATTGACACCATACAACAG TCTGTACCAGATATTGCTTGGGGCAATCGCTCACGTGTGATTTTAGATGTTGGGTGTGGTGTTGCCAGCTTTGGTGGCTTTCTCTTTGAAAGAGATGTACTTACAATGTCATtggcaccaaaagatgaacatGAAGCTCAGGTACAGTTTGCACTTGAAAGAGGGATTCCTGCTATATCTGCTGTGATGGGCACAAAGAGGCTTCCCTACCCTGGGAGAGTGTTTGATGTAGTCCATTGTGCACGGTGTAGAGTTCCATGGCATATAGAAG GTGGCAAACTTCTTTTGGAGCTGAATAGAGTTTTGCGACCTGGTGGTTTCTTTGTATGGTCTGCTACTCCAATTTATCAGAAGCTTCCTGAAGATGTTGAAATATGGAATG AAATGAAGGCACTAACAAAAGCAATGTGCTGGGAAGTTGTGTCCATCAGCAAGGATAAACTCAATGGAGTTGGTATAGCTGTGTATAAGAAACCAACTTCTAATGAGTGTTATGAGAAACGTTCTCAGAATCAGCCTCCTATATGTCCAGACTCTGACGATCCTAATGCAGCATG GAACGTTCCATTACAAGCTTGCATGCACAAAGTGCCAGTGAGTTCGACAGAACGTGGGTCACAATGGCCAGAGAAGTGGCCAGCAAGACTAACCAACATACCTTATTGGTTGACAAATTCTCAAGTTGGAGTTTATGGAAAACCTGCCCCTGAAGATTTTACTGCTGATTATGGACACTGGAAACGTATAGTGTCCAAGTCTTATCTTAATGGGATAGGAATTAATTGGTCCAATATGCGGAATGTCATGGATATGAGATCAGTCTATGGAGG GTTTGCTGCTGCCTTGAAGGATTTGAATATTTGGGTCATGAATGTGGTTTCAGTAAATTCCGCAGACACACTTCCTCTTATTTATGAGCGAGGTCTCTTTGGCATGTATCATGATTGGTGTGAATCATTTAGCACCTATCCGAGGTCCTATGATCTACTTCATGCAGATAatctattttcaaatattaagaacAG GTGTAGTTTAAAAGCTGTAGTGGCTGAGATTGATCGGATTCTTAGGCCAGAGGGAAAGCTTATTGTCCGGGACACTGTTGAAATCATTAACGAGATGGAAAGTATGGTGAAGTCCATGCAGTGGGAGGTTCGCATGACTTACTCTAAAGATAAGGTGGGCTTTTTATGTGTCCAGAAGTCCATGTGGCGGCCTAAAGAATTGGAGACACTCGAGTATGCTATTGGTTAA
- the LOC100778216 gene encoding nuclear transcription factor Y subunit B-3: MEDESHNNILPNGFNTGSTESPCLKTSTMTTQHNNNNNHQNHSNKEQDRFLPIANVGRIMKKVIPPNGKISKDAKETVQECVSEFISFVTGEASDKCQREKRKTINGDDVIWAITTLGFEDYVEPLKTYLQKYKEIEGEKLNIPKQLRSEQRLHQHQQNHNNNHDENNNQPFNGAYASSNLISQPPYVPTDQKFSLPFSPNSIQNQLRQQEQIDSVGHWYE, encoded by the coding sequence aTGGAAGATGAGAGCCATAATAACATTTTGCCAAATGGATTCAACACAGGAAGCACCGAAAGTCCTTGCTTAAAGACAAGCACCATGACCACACAacacaacaataacaataatcatCAGAACCATAGCAACAAAGAACAGGACCGGTTTCTCCCTATAGCCAACGTGGGAAGAATCATGAAAAAAGTGATTCCCCCAAACGGCAAAATCTCAAAGGATGCAAAAGAGACAGTTCAAGAATGTGTATCCGAGTTCATAAGTTTTGTGACAGGGGAAGCTTCTGACAAATGCCagagggaaaagagaaagaCCATCAATGGAGACGATGTCATATGGGCCATCACAACCCTAGGCTTTGAGGATTACGTGGAACCCTTGAAAACTTACCTCCAGAAATATAAAGAGATAGAAGGAGAAAAACTTAACATTCCGAAGCAACTACGTTCTGAACAAAGGCTACATCAACATCAGCAAAACCATAATAATAATCACGACGAAAATAATAATCAACCATTCAATGGTGCATATGCCTCATCAAATCTCATTTCTCAGCCTCCTTATGTGCCCACTGATCAGAAGTTTTCACTGCCCTTCTCCCCAAACTCGATTCAGAATCAGCTACGGCAGCAAGAACAGATTGATTCAGTGGGGCACTGGTACGAATAG
- the LOC102666889 gene encoding uncharacterized protein has product MRKASSNSYNLLHKEVNRMNVVILPKENVVIWFCSLHNKPDNYLKDIINSALKGLDDTQQSKSKTPARWIVVKYFTDPRPLEPERLKALRNQWAKYYLKVKNET; this is encoded by the exons atgaggaaggcgtcgAGCAATTCTTACAATTTGCTTCACAAAGAGGTCAACCGGATGAATGttgtcattttgcctaaggaaaatgttgtcatttggttttgttcgttgcataataagccagacaactacctcaaagacataattaatag tgctttgaaaggacttgacgatactcaacaaagtaaatccaagactcctgctaggtggattgttgttaaa tatttcactgatcctagaccattggaaccagaaAGATTGAAGGCACTTCGCAACCAGTGGGCAAAGTACTATTTGAAAGTGaaaaatgaaacttag